The window CAGTCGACTGCTACGTCGCTGATCGCCTGAGCCAGACCCGCGTACTCGGCGAATTGCATCACGCCCTGGCGGCCGGTGTCGTCGGCGATGAGTCGGCGTTGCTGGAGCTGGGCCAGGTACTGGCGGGGCAGCGGGCCGGGCGGACCGATGAGGCGCAAGTCACCTTGTGCGACCTCACCGGCACCGGCGCCCAGGACACCGCCATCGCCAACCTGGCCTTTGAGCGGGCGCGGGCGGCAGGCAAGGGTTTCCCATTCGGTCGTTGACCGATCTTTTATTCGTGCGTCATTGATCAGAGGGCAGGTGGATGTCAGAGATAGTCGTCAATCTTCCGTTCCAGCGGGAGGAATACGCCCAGCGCCTGGCGAAGGTCCGTGTGGCCATGCAGGTTCAGGGCCTGGAGCTGTTGCTGGTCACCGATCCGTCGAACATGGCCTGGCTCACCGGCTACGACGGTTGGTCGTTCTACGTACACCAGTGCGTGCTGCTGGCGCTGGACGGCGAGCCCGTGTGGTTCGGTCGCGGCCAGGATGCCAACGGTGCCAAACGCACGGTGTTCATGCAGGCCGAGAATATCGTCGGCTACCCGGACATCTACGTGCAGTCGCGCGAACGCCATCCCATGGACTACCTGTCCCGGGAAGTGATCAGCGCTCGTGGCTGGGGCGCGCTGACCATCGGCGTGGAGATGGACAACTACTACTTCAGCGCCGCCGCATACCTGTCGCTGCAAAAACATTTGCCGCAGGCCAAACTGGTGGACGCGGTGGGCCTGGTGAACTGGCAGCGGGCGGTTAAGTCCCCCCAGGAAATCGCCTACATGCGCATCGCCGCGCGCATCGTCGAGAACATGCACGCTCGGATTCTGGAGCGGATCGAGCCGGGTATGCGCAAGAACGAACTGGTGGCCGAGATCTACAGCAGCGGCATCCTTGGGGCCGATGGTCATGGCGGCGATTACCCGGCCATCGTGCCCTTGCTGCCCACTGGTGCCGACGCCAGCGCGCCGCACCT is drawn from Pseudomonas rhizophila and contains these coding sequences:
- the doeA gene encoding ectoine hydrolase DoeA (DoeA (degradation of ectoine A) is also called EutD (ectoine utilization D).) produces the protein MSEIVVNLPFQREEYAQRLAKVRVAMQVQGLELLLVTDPSNMAWLTGYDGWSFYVHQCVLLALDGEPVWFGRGQDANGAKRTVFMQAENIVGYPDIYVQSRERHPMDYLSREVISARGWGALTIGVEMDNYYFSAAAYLSLQKHLPQAKLVDAVGLVNWQRAVKSPQEIAYMRIAARIVENMHARILERIEPGMRKNELVAEIYSSGILGADGHGGDYPAIVPLLPTGADASAPHLTWDDSPFEKGAGTFFEIAGCYKRYHCPLSRTIYLGKPPQHFLDGEKAVVEGIAAGLDAAKPGNTTGDIAVAFFKVLEKFGIHKDSRCGYPIGISYPPDWGERTMSLRPGDTSVLQPGMTFHFMPGLWMDDWGLEITESILITETGVEMLCNVPRQLFVKD